A single Brassica rapa cultivar Chiifu-401-42 chromosome A04, CAAS_Brap_v3.01, whole genome shotgun sequence DNA region contains:
- the LOC103865586 gene encoding ABC transporter G family member 33 isoform X2, with translation MTLRHSQKLARNNCSSEKTSKHIKYTHTLKTNAYLIIDYSSDKKPREYSLRHEWCDLRMELAEIGKSMGSSFRSSSSRNEDEAEHALQWAEIQRLPSFKQLRSSLVDEEGDDVEKGKRVVDVTKLGAMERHLMIEKLIKHIENDNLKLLKKIRRRIDRVGVELPSIEVRYKHLSVEAECEVVEGKALPTLWNSLKHIILELIKLSGVRTHEANISILNDVSGIIKPGRLTLLLGPPGCGKTTLLKALSGNLDKNLKLSGEISYNGHGLNEFVPQKTSAYISQNDLHIAEMTVRETIDFSARCQGVGSRTDIMMEVSKREKDGGIIPDPDVDAYMKAISVNGLKRSLQTDYILKILGLDICAETLVGNAMKRGISGGQKKRLTTGEMIVGPTKALFMDEITNGLDSSTAFQIVKSLQQLAHITDATVFVSLLQPAPESYDLFDDVVLMAEGKIVYHGPRDEVLRFFEECGFRCPERKGVADFLQEVISRKDQGQYWLHQDIPYTFLSVDALSKRFKELVIGRKIEDALSKPYDKSKTHKDALSFSDYSLPKWELFRACISREFLLMKRNSFVYLFKTFQVTFFVPCVFFQCSRVRSKETLLALYVLQLVLSAILTMTVFIRTRMGVDIIHGNSYMSCLFFATVVLLVDGLPELSMTVQRLAVFYKQKQLCFYPAWAYAIPATVLKIPLSFFESLVWTCLTYYVIGYTPEVSRFLRQFMMLFAVHFTSISIFRCIAAIFQTGVASMAAGSFAVLITFVFAGFAIPYTDMPGWLKWGFWVNPIGYAEIGLSVNEFLAPRWQQIQPTNVTLERTILESRGLNYDDYMYWVSLCALLGQTLIFNIIFTLALSFLKSPTTSRAMISKDKLSELQGRKYSSVKKNKKAIDYTEDSGKMALPFKPLTITFQDLNYYVDVPAEMRVQGYNEKKLQLLSDITGAFRPGVLTALMGISGAGKTTLLDVLAGRKTSGYIEGEIRINGYLKVQETFARVSGYCEQTDIHSPNITVEESLIYSAWLRLVPEIDHKTKIRFVKEVLETIELEEIKDAMVGVPGQSGLSTEQRKRLTVAVELVANPSIIFMDEPTTGLDARAAAIVMRAVKNVAETGRTIVCTIHQPSIDIFEAFDELVLLKRGGSMIYTGPLGQHSSHVIQYFESIPGVAKIKDNYNPATWMLEVTSQSVEIELNMDFAKIYKESALYKSNYELNQQLSKPDPGSSDLHFERTFAQSWWEQFKSCLWKMSLSYWRSPAYNLMRICHTLVSSLIFGLLFWKQGQKIDTQQNLFTVLGAIYGLVIFLGVNNCTSALQYFETERNVMYRERFAGMYSAFAFAMAQVVTEIPYILIQSAEFVIIIYPMMGLYGSAYKVFWSLYSMFCNLLSFNYLALFLISITPNFMLAAILQSLFFVAFNLFAGFLIPLPQIPKWWVWLYYLIPPSWSLNVFFSSQYGDIHREINAFGETTTVARFLEDYFGFHHDRLMTSAIILIAFPVALASMFAFFVAKLNFQKR, from the exons ATGACGTTGAGACACTCTCAAAAGTTAGCACGTAACAATTGTAGTAGTGAAAAGACGTCTAAGCATATTAAATATACTCACACTTTGAAGACAAATGCATATCTCATTATTGACTATTCATCAGATAAGAAGCCAAGAGAGTACTCACTGAGACATGAGTGGTGTGATTTGAGAATGGAGCTTGCAGAGATTGGAAAAAGCATGGGGTCGAGTTTCAGGAGCAGCTCCTCAAGAAACGAGGATGAGGCAGAGCATGCTCTGCAGTGGGCTGAGATCCAAAGATTACCTAGTTTCAAACAACTGAGATCATCTCTGGTCGATGAAGAAGGGGATGATGTGGAGAAAGGGAAAAGGGTCGTTGATGTTACCAAGCTTGGAGCCATGGAACGTCATCTGATGATTGAGAAGCTGATCAAACACATTGAGAATGATAATCTCAAGCTGCTCAAGAAAATCAGAAGAAGGATAGACAg GGTTGGTGTGGAGCTTCCGAGCATAGAGGTGAGGTATAAGCATCTAAGTGTTGAAGCAGAATGCGAGGTCGTTGAAGGGAAGGCCCTTCCAACTTTATGGAACTCTTTGAAGCACATAATTTTA GAATTGATAAAGCTGAGTGGTGTAAGAACACATGAAGCCAACATAAGCATACTTAACGATGTTAGTGGCATCATTAAGCCGGGAAG GTTAACACTGCTGCTTGGTCCTCCTGGATGTGGAAAAACTACTCTGCTCAAGGCTTTGTCCGGAAACTTGGACAAGAATCTAAAG CTTTCTGGTGAAATCTCTTACAATGGACACGGTCTAAACGAGTTTGTTCCTCAGAAGACATCCGCTTACATAAGTCAAAACGATCTGCACATTGCAGAGATGACAGTTAGAGAGACAATAGACTTCTCAGCTCGTTGTCAAGGTGTTGGCAGTCGAACAG ATATTATGATGGAGGTCAGTAAAAGAGAAAAGGATGGTGGAATCATTCCTGATCCTGACGTAGATGCTTACATGAAG GCTATATCGGTTAATGGACTTAAAAGAAGTCTACAAACAGATTACATCTTGAAG ATCCTAGGGCTTGACATATGTGCAGAAACATTGGTTGGTAATGCCATGAAAAGAGGCATATCTGGTGGTCAAAAGAAGCGTCTTACTACAGGAGAGATGATCGTTGGTCCAACAAAAGCTCTGTTTATGGATGAAATCACAAACGGCTTAGACAGCTCCACAGCGTTTCAGATAGTCAAGTCACTTCAGCAGCTGGCTCACATCACCGACGCAACTGTGTTTGTTTCCCTTCTTCAACCTGCTCCAGAGTCATATGATCTCTTTGACGATGTTGTTTTGATGGCTGAAGGAAAAATAGTGTATCATGGTCCAAGAGACGAGGTCTTGAGGTTCTTTGAGGAATGTGGGTTTAGATGCCCGGAGAGGAAAGGTGTTGCAGACTTTCTCCAAGAG gttATATCAAGAAAGGACCAAGGACAGTACTGGCTGCACCAGGACATACCCTATACCTTTCTCTCAGTAGACGCATTGTCCAAGAGATTCAAGGAGTTAGTGATTGGGAGAAAGATTGAGGATGCTCTCTCTAAGCCATATGATAAATCAAAAACCCACAAGGATGCTCTTTCTTTCAGTGACTATTCTCTTCCAAAGTGGGAGCTGTTCAGAGCATGCATCTCAAGAGAGTTTCTATTAATGAAGAGAAACTCTTTCGTCTACCTCTTCAAGACGTTTCAGGTTACATTCTTCGTTCCTTGTGTCTTCTTTCAATGTTCTAGGGTTAGGTCTAAAGAAACCCTTCTTGCCCTTTATGTTTTGCAGCTTGTTCTGTCAGCAATCCTCACTATGACAGTTTTTATTAGAACACGGATGGGTGTAGATATCATTCATGGAAACTCTTACATGAGTTGTCTCTTTTTCGCAACCGTTGTGCTTTTGGTGGATGGTTTGCCAGAGCTGTCTATGACTGTTCAACGTCTTGCCGTGTTCTACAAGCAAAAGCAACTTTGTTTCTATCCAGCTTGGGCTTATGCAATCCCTGCAACCGTGTTAAAGatccctctctctttcttcgaATCTCTCGTTTGGACTTGCCTTACTTACTACGTCATTGGATACACTCCTGAAGTCTCTAG GTTCTTACGTCAGTTCATGATGCTCTTTGCTGTTCACTTCACATCCATATCCATATTCCGATGTATAGCTGCAATCTTTCAGACAGGAGTTGCTTCAATGGCAGCTGGTAGTTTCGCCGTATTAATCACCTTTGTGTTCGCCGGTTTCGCCATCCCATACA CTGATATGCCAGGGTGGCTGAAATGGGGATTCTGGGTGAATCCTATAGGTTACGCAGAGATTGGGCTCTCTGTAAACGAGTTTCTTGCTCCAAGATGGCAGCAA ATTCAACCAACGAATGTTACATTGGAGAGAACCATACTTGAAAGCAGAGGACTGAACTATGATGATTACATGTACTGGGTCTCATTATGTGCCTTGCTTGGACAGACCCTTATCTTCAACATCATTTTCACTCTAGCTTTGAGTTTCTTGAAAT CTCCTACCACATCTCGCGCTATGATCTCCAAAGACAAGCTCTCTGAGCTGCAAGGAAGAAAATATTCATCagtcaagaagaacaagaaggcAATAGATTACACAGAAGATTCAG GGAAGATGGCCTTACCTTTCAAGCCTCTCACCATAACATTCCAAGACTTGAACTACTACGTAGACGTTCCTGCG GAGATGAGAGTTCAAGGATACAACGAGAAGAAACTGCAGCTTCTCTCAGACATCACCGGAGCTTTCAGACCAGGCGTTCTAACAGCGTTGATGGGGATCAGTGGAGCCGGAAAAACAACTCTACTCGACGTTCTCGCCGGAAGAAAAACAAGCGGATACATTGAAGGAGAGATCAGAATCAACGGATACCTTAAAGTCCAAGAAACGTTTGCAAGAGTCTCAGGCTACTGTGAGCAAACAGATATACACTCACCAAACATCACCGTCGAGGAGTCTCTAATCTACTCAGCTTGGCTCCGTCTAGTTCCAGAAATAGATCACAAAACCAAAATA AGATTCGTGAAGGAAGTTCTTGAGACGATAGAGCTGGAGGAGATCAAGGACGCCATGGTGGGAGTCCCCGGCCAGAGCGGGCTGTCGACGGAGCAGAGGAAGAGGTTGACGGTGGCGGTGGAGTTGGTGGCGAATCCTTCGATCATCTTCATGGACGAGCCAACGACGGGGCTGGACGCAAGAGCAGCTGCCATTGTGATGAGAGCTGTGAAGAACGTTGCGGAGACTGGACGTACCATTGTGTGCACTATTCATCAGCCTAGCATCGACATTTTTGAAGCCTTCGACGAg TTGGTACTTCTGAAGAGAGGAGGTAGCATGATTTACACTGGACCACTTGGACAACATTCTTCTCATGTCATACAGTATTTTGAG AGTATCCCTGGAGTTGCTAAGATTAAAGACAACTACAATCCAGCAACATGGATGCTAGAGGTCACTTCACAGTCTGTAGAGATTGAACTCAACATGGATTTTGCAAAAATCTACAAAGAATCAGCACTCTACAA GAGCAACTATGAACTTAATCAACAGCTGAGCAAACCGGATCCCGGGTCAAGCGATTTGCACTTCGAGAGAACTTTTGCGCAGAGCTGGTGGGAACAGTTCAAGTCTTGTCTCTGGAAGATGAGCTTGTCTTACTGGAGAAGCCCTGCTTACAACTTGATGCGAATCTGTCACACTTTGGTCTCTTCTTTGATCTTTGGTTTACTCTTCTGGAAGCAAGGCCAAAAGAT AGATACTCAACAGAACTTGTTCACAGTTCTAGGAGCCATATATGGCCTTGTGATCTTCTTGGGGGTAAACAACTGCACTTCAGCGTTACAGTATTTTGAGACAGAGCGTAATGTTATGTACCGTGAAAGATTCGCTGGAATGTACTCTGCCTTTGCCTTTGCAATGGCTCAGGTTGTGACCGAGATTCCTTACATTTTAATTCAAAGCGCAGAGTTTGTGATCATAATATATCCAATGATGGGTTTATACGGGTCTGCCTACAAAGTCTTTTGGAGTCTCTACTCAATGTTCTGCAACTTACTCTCCTTCAACTACTTAGCGTTGTTCCTCATCTCCATCACTCCAAACTTCATGCTCGCAGCTATTCTCCAGTCTCTTTTCTTCGTTGCTTTCAACCTTTTTGCTGGATTCTTGATTCCACTACCG CAAATACCAAAGTGGTGGGTGTGGCTTTACTATCTAATACCTCCCTCTTGGAGTCTCAATGTGTTTTTCTCGTCTCAGTACGGTGATATTCATCGAGAGATCAATGCATTTGGAGAAACCACGACCGTAGCGAGATTCTTAGAGGACTATTTTGGGTTCCATCATGATCGTTTGATGACTTCAGCCATTATTCTCATCGCGTTTCCAGTTGCATTGGCTTCTATGTTTGCTTTCTTTGTTGCCAAACTCAACTTTCAGAAGCGATGA
- the LOC103865586 gene encoding ABC transporter G family member 33 isoform X1 has product MTLRHSQKLARNNCSSEKTSKHIKYTHTLKTNAYLIIDYSSDKKPREYSLRHEWCDLRMELAEIGKSMGSSFRSSSSRNEDEAEHALQWAEIQRLPSFKQLRSSLVDEEGDDVEKGKRVVDVTKLGAMERHLMIEKLIKHIENDNLKLLKKIRRRIDRVGVELPSIEVRYKHLSVEAECEVVEGKALPTLWNSLKHIILELIKLSGVRTHEANISILNDVSGIIKPGRLTLLLGPPGCGKTTLLKALSGNLDKNLKLSGEISYNGHGLNEFVPQKTSAYISQNDLHIAEMTVRETIDFSARCQGVGSRTDIMMEVSKREKDGGIIPDPDVDAYMKAISVNGLKRSLQTDYILKILGLDICAETLVGNAMKRGISGGQKKRLTTGEMIVGPTKALFMDEITNGLDSSTAFQIVKSLQQLAHITDATVFVSLLQPAPESYDLFDDVVLMAEGKIVYHGPRDEVLRFFEECGFRCPERKGVADFLQEVISRKDQGQYWLHQDIPYTFLSVDALSKRFKELVIGRKIEDALSKPYDKSKTHKDALSFSDYSLPKWELFRACISREFLLMKRNSFVYLFKTFQVTFFVPCVFFQCSRVRSKETLLALYVLQLVLSAILTMTVFIRTRMGVDIIHGNSYMSCLFFATVVLLVDGLPELSMTVQRLAVFYKQKQLCFYPAWAYAIPATVLKIPLSFFESLVWTCLTYYVIGYTPEVSRFLRQFMMLFAVHFTSISIFRCIAAIFQTGVASMAAGSFAVLITFVFAGFAIPYTDMPGWLKWGFWVNPIGYAEIGLSVNEFLAPRWQQIQPTNVTLERTILESRGLNYDDYMYWVSLCALLGQTLIFNIIFTLALSFLKSPTTSRAMISKDKLSELQGRKYSSVKKNKKAIDYTEDSGETYMSFLSYKQTLYSQFSFIDLIHSAGKMALPFKPLTITFQDLNYYVDVPAEMRVQGYNEKKLQLLSDITGAFRPGVLTALMGISGAGKTTLLDVLAGRKTSGYIEGEIRINGYLKVQETFARVSGYCEQTDIHSPNITVEESLIYSAWLRLVPEIDHKTKIRFVKEVLETIELEEIKDAMVGVPGQSGLSTEQRKRLTVAVELVANPSIIFMDEPTTGLDARAAAIVMRAVKNVAETGRTIVCTIHQPSIDIFEAFDELVLLKRGGSMIYTGPLGQHSSHVIQYFESIPGVAKIKDNYNPATWMLEVTSQSVEIELNMDFAKIYKESALYKSNYELNQQLSKPDPGSSDLHFERTFAQSWWEQFKSCLWKMSLSYWRSPAYNLMRICHTLVSSLIFGLLFWKQGQKIDTQQNLFTVLGAIYGLVIFLGVNNCTSALQYFETERNVMYRERFAGMYSAFAFAMAQVVTEIPYILIQSAEFVIIIYPMMGLYGSAYKVFWSLYSMFCNLLSFNYLALFLISITPNFMLAAILQSLFFVAFNLFAGFLIPLPQIPKWWVWLYYLIPPSWSLNVFFSSQYGDIHREINAFGETTTVARFLEDYFGFHHDRLMTSAIILIAFPVALASMFAFFVAKLNFQKR; this is encoded by the exons ATGACGTTGAGACACTCTCAAAAGTTAGCACGTAACAATTGTAGTAGTGAAAAGACGTCTAAGCATATTAAATATACTCACACTTTGAAGACAAATGCATATCTCATTATTGACTATTCATCAGATAAGAAGCCAAGAGAGTACTCACTGAGACATGAGTGGTGTGATTTGAGAATGGAGCTTGCAGAGATTGGAAAAAGCATGGGGTCGAGTTTCAGGAGCAGCTCCTCAAGAAACGAGGATGAGGCAGAGCATGCTCTGCAGTGGGCTGAGATCCAAAGATTACCTAGTTTCAAACAACTGAGATCATCTCTGGTCGATGAAGAAGGGGATGATGTGGAGAAAGGGAAAAGGGTCGTTGATGTTACCAAGCTTGGAGCCATGGAACGTCATCTGATGATTGAGAAGCTGATCAAACACATTGAGAATGATAATCTCAAGCTGCTCAAGAAAATCAGAAGAAGGATAGACAg GGTTGGTGTGGAGCTTCCGAGCATAGAGGTGAGGTATAAGCATCTAAGTGTTGAAGCAGAATGCGAGGTCGTTGAAGGGAAGGCCCTTCCAACTTTATGGAACTCTTTGAAGCACATAATTTTA GAATTGATAAAGCTGAGTGGTGTAAGAACACATGAAGCCAACATAAGCATACTTAACGATGTTAGTGGCATCATTAAGCCGGGAAG GTTAACACTGCTGCTTGGTCCTCCTGGATGTGGAAAAACTACTCTGCTCAAGGCTTTGTCCGGAAACTTGGACAAGAATCTAAAG CTTTCTGGTGAAATCTCTTACAATGGACACGGTCTAAACGAGTTTGTTCCTCAGAAGACATCCGCTTACATAAGTCAAAACGATCTGCACATTGCAGAGATGACAGTTAGAGAGACAATAGACTTCTCAGCTCGTTGTCAAGGTGTTGGCAGTCGAACAG ATATTATGATGGAGGTCAGTAAAAGAGAAAAGGATGGTGGAATCATTCCTGATCCTGACGTAGATGCTTACATGAAG GCTATATCGGTTAATGGACTTAAAAGAAGTCTACAAACAGATTACATCTTGAAG ATCCTAGGGCTTGACATATGTGCAGAAACATTGGTTGGTAATGCCATGAAAAGAGGCATATCTGGTGGTCAAAAGAAGCGTCTTACTACAGGAGAGATGATCGTTGGTCCAACAAAAGCTCTGTTTATGGATGAAATCACAAACGGCTTAGACAGCTCCACAGCGTTTCAGATAGTCAAGTCACTTCAGCAGCTGGCTCACATCACCGACGCAACTGTGTTTGTTTCCCTTCTTCAACCTGCTCCAGAGTCATATGATCTCTTTGACGATGTTGTTTTGATGGCTGAAGGAAAAATAGTGTATCATGGTCCAAGAGACGAGGTCTTGAGGTTCTTTGAGGAATGTGGGTTTAGATGCCCGGAGAGGAAAGGTGTTGCAGACTTTCTCCAAGAG gttATATCAAGAAAGGACCAAGGACAGTACTGGCTGCACCAGGACATACCCTATACCTTTCTCTCAGTAGACGCATTGTCCAAGAGATTCAAGGAGTTAGTGATTGGGAGAAAGATTGAGGATGCTCTCTCTAAGCCATATGATAAATCAAAAACCCACAAGGATGCTCTTTCTTTCAGTGACTATTCTCTTCCAAAGTGGGAGCTGTTCAGAGCATGCATCTCAAGAGAGTTTCTATTAATGAAGAGAAACTCTTTCGTCTACCTCTTCAAGACGTTTCAGGTTACATTCTTCGTTCCTTGTGTCTTCTTTCAATGTTCTAGGGTTAGGTCTAAAGAAACCCTTCTTGCCCTTTATGTTTTGCAGCTTGTTCTGTCAGCAATCCTCACTATGACAGTTTTTATTAGAACACGGATGGGTGTAGATATCATTCATGGAAACTCTTACATGAGTTGTCTCTTTTTCGCAACCGTTGTGCTTTTGGTGGATGGTTTGCCAGAGCTGTCTATGACTGTTCAACGTCTTGCCGTGTTCTACAAGCAAAAGCAACTTTGTTTCTATCCAGCTTGGGCTTATGCAATCCCTGCAACCGTGTTAAAGatccctctctctttcttcgaATCTCTCGTTTGGACTTGCCTTACTTACTACGTCATTGGATACACTCCTGAAGTCTCTAG GTTCTTACGTCAGTTCATGATGCTCTTTGCTGTTCACTTCACATCCATATCCATATTCCGATGTATAGCTGCAATCTTTCAGACAGGAGTTGCTTCAATGGCAGCTGGTAGTTTCGCCGTATTAATCACCTTTGTGTTCGCCGGTTTCGCCATCCCATACA CTGATATGCCAGGGTGGCTGAAATGGGGATTCTGGGTGAATCCTATAGGTTACGCAGAGATTGGGCTCTCTGTAAACGAGTTTCTTGCTCCAAGATGGCAGCAA ATTCAACCAACGAATGTTACATTGGAGAGAACCATACTTGAAAGCAGAGGACTGAACTATGATGATTACATGTACTGGGTCTCATTATGTGCCTTGCTTGGACAGACCCTTATCTTCAACATCATTTTCACTCTAGCTTTGAGTTTCTTGAAAT CTCCTACCACATCTCGCGCTATGATCTCCAAAGACAAGCTCTCTGAGCTGCAAGGAAGAAAATATTCATCagtcaagaagaacaagaaggcAATAGATTACACAGAAGATTCAGGTGAAACATATATGTCTTTCTTGTCATACAAGCAAACTCTTTATTCTCAGTTTAGCTTTATTGACCTAATTCATTCAGCAGGGAAGATGGCCTTACCTTTCAAGCCTCTCACCATAACATTCCAAGACTTGAACTACTACGTAGACGTTCCTGCG GAGATGAGAGTTCAAGGATACAACGAGAAGAAACTGCAGCTTCTCTCAGACATCACCGGAGCTTTCAGACCAGGCGTTCTAACAGCGTTGATGGGGATCAGTGGAGCCGGAAAAACAACTCTACTCGACGTTCTCGCCGGAAGAAAAACAAGCGGATACATTGAAGGAGAGATCAGAATCAACGGATACCTTAAAGTCCAAGAAACGTTTGCAAGAGTCTCAGGCTACTGTGAGCAAACAGATATACACTCACCAAACATCACCGTCGAGGAGTCTCTAATCTACTCAGCTTGGCTCCGTCTAGTTCCAGAAATAGATCACAAAACCAAAATA AGATTCGTGAAGGAAGTTCTTGAGACGATAGAGCTGGAGGAGATCAAGGACGCCATGGTGGGAGTCCCCGGCCAGAGCGGGCTGTCGACGGAGCAGAGGAAGAGGTTGACGGTGGCGGTGGAGTTGGTGGCGAATCCTTCGATCATCTTCATGGACGAGCCAACGACGGGGCTGGACGCAAGAGCAGCTGCCATTGTGATGAGAGCTGTGAAGAACGTTGCGGAGACTGGACGTACCATTGTGTGCACTATTCATCAGCCTAGCATCGACATTTTTGAAGCCTTCGACGAg TTGGTACTTCTGAAGAGAGGAGGTAGCATGATTTACACTGGACCACTTGGACAACATTCTTCTCATGTCATACAGTATTTTGAG AGTATCCCTGGAGTTGCTAAGATTAAAGACAACTACAATCCAGCAACATGGATGCTAGAGGTCACTTCACAGTCTGTAGAGATTGAACTCAACATGGATTTTGCAAAAATCTACAAAGAATCAGCACTCTACAA GAGCAACTATGAACTTAATCAACAGCTGAGCAAACCGGATCCCGGGTCAAGCGATTTGCACTTCGAGAGAACTTTTGCGCAGAGCTGGTGGGAACAGTTCAAGTCTTGTCTCTGGAAGATGAGCTTGTCTTACTGGAGAAGCCCTGCTTACAACTTGATGCGAATCTGTCACACTTTGGTCTCTTCTTTGATCTTTGGTTTACTCTTCTGGAAGCAAGGCCAAAAGAT AGATACTCAACAGAACTTGTTCACAGTTCTAGGAGCCATATATGGCCTTGTGATCTTCTTGGGGGTAAACAACTGCACTTCAGCGTTACAGTATTTTGAGACAGAGCGTAATGTTATGTACCGTGAAAGATTCGCTGGAATGTACTCTGCCTTTGCCTTTGCAATGGCTCAGGTTGTGACCGAGATTCCTTACATTTTAATTCAAAGCGCAGAGTTTGTGATCATAATATATCCAATGATGGGTTTATACGGGTCTGCCTACAAAGTCTTTTGGAGTCTCTACTCAATGTTCTGCAACTTACTCTCCTTCAACTACTTAGCGTTGTTCCTCATCTCCATCACTCCAAACTTCATGCTCGCAGCTATTCTCCAGTCTCTTTTCTTCGTTGCTTTCAACCTTTTTGCTGGATTCTTGATTCCACTACCG CAAATACCAAAGTGGTGGGTGTGGCTTTACTATCTAATACCTCCCTCTTGGAGTCTCAATGTGTTTTTCTCGTCTCAGTACGGTGATATTCATCGAGAGATCAATGCATTTGGAGAAACCACGACCGTAGCGAGATTCTTAGAGGACTATTTTGGGTTCCATCATGATCGTTTGATGACTTCAGCCATTATTCTCATCGCGTTTCCAGTTGCATTGGCTTCTATGTTTGCTTTCTTTGTTGCCAAACTCAACTTTCAGAAGCGATGA